TGTCTTTATATATATTATAATCAATTTTTATCGTACCATTATACTTTTGCTGTAGCTGGTATAAAACTTTTGATGGCTTTCTGAAATCTTTGCAGGCGAAGTATATTTCGCGGGTGTTTTCACCTGTTTCACGCCCTAAATTCAGGTATCCATTGTGATCGGGCAATTGTTCAGTTATTTCATTTTCAATTAAATCAAGTTGTTTGTAAGTTGGTTTATCCGGTAAGCCGTTTGTGTTTTTACCATCGTAGTTAATGGCTATTGTTAACATCCACGGATGAGATGGTTTTGCATCACACTGTAGTAAACTTTGGTTAATTACAGCTACAAACGGACCTTGCTGTCCTTCGAACTCAAATGCAGTGTATGAATCTATCATATTATCAGCTATTCTTATGCCTTCATATTTTTCAACAAATTCTTTTTCACGCCACTCCAGGTAAGATTTTAGTTTTTTCAACCGGAATCAGATCATCTTCAATCTCACTGCTTTTTACAATGCTTAAATTATCAATTGTTGTGGCAAACTTCATTTCGCCTAAAAAGTTGTCCAAAAAAATGTATATACCGTTTCCGATAGCATCTTTATTACCATCATTTAATTCGTCATGCGTTATTTTAATGTGGATGTCATCTGGTTTGAAAGGATTACTAAGCCCAGTAAAATGTATATTATCGGCGCTGAATTTTAGTCCTGCCATATCTATGTTAACATCGTTAATATTTAATTCAGGTTTAAGAGCCGTAAATTTCCACCTACTCAGTATTGGCGCCGCGGCAACAAGTTCTTCAACAAAAACTATGTTTTTCACATCTCCATCGGGTGTTAAAATAAGCTCAGCTTTACTGTCACTATTCATCCCCGTTAAAAAGTAAAGGCTATCTTTTAGTTCGTTCAGTTTTGGCGATAACTCCTTAAAAAAATCGTTTTCAATATTAGTTCCTTTCTTAACTGCGTTAAAAAATTGCTGCTCGTGTTTAGAAAACC
This genomic interval from Mucilaginibacter defluvii contains the following:
- a CDS encoding DUF695 domain-containing protein — encoded protein: MKKLKSYLEWREKEFVEKYEGIRIADNMIDSYTAFEFEGQQGPFVAVINQSLLQCDAKPSHPWMLTIAINYDGKNTNGLPDKPTYKQLDLIENEITEQLPDHNGYLNLGRETGENTREIYFACKDFRKPSKVLYQLQQKYNGTIKIDYNIYKDKYWSSLDRYLPQ